A section of the Etheostoma cragini isolate CJK2018 chromosome 12, CSU_Ecrag_1.0, whole genome shotgun sequence genome encodes:
- the exoc3 gene encoding exocyst complex component 3, whose product MEETSREAVATAVQRVAGMLQRSDQLDKVEQYRRREARKKASVEARLKAAIQSQLDGVRTGLTQLHSALLDVKDIQGSLADVSKDWRQSINTIENLKDVKDAVVQHSQLASAVENLKNIFSVPEIVADTQQLIEQGELLQAHRKLMELECSRDDLMYEQYRMDSKNTSDMNLISIYFEDVQGLSDELAKQLWMILQRSMLTVRRDPTMLVSSVRIIEREEKIDRRMVDRKKQTGFIPPGRPKRWKDKMFQVLEGTVGTRIEGTQAVTKEADKMWLVRLLEITRKYVLDDLIVVKNLMVQCFPQHYNTFNRFFGLYHSAVSSRVKELASEDLEANEIVSLLTWVLNTYKSAEMMGHPELFSECDINQLEPLLPQDVVDDLLSKYVKTFTSNITGWLRKALETDKKDWQKETEPEADQDGYYQTTLPAIVFQMFEQNLQVAAQIDNNFKEQVLKLCLKQMNTFLIRYREEAVTYKEEHMRDRQMPQCYVQYMIAIINNCQTFKESINSLKRKYSQSSEPTDSDAAIERTLNEVAKEGCQFLLDEVFLDLEHHLNELLTRKWLTGSHAVDTICVTVEDYFNDFNKIKKPFNQEMTSEALRRVVVEYIKAVMQKRITFKNADERREGAERMIKEADQFKFLFRKLAAGEDTDRLCGAIAAIAEVFKLTDPTLLFLEVTTLVSKYPDIREEHIQALLAVRGDASREMRQMIIGTLSENKVSYAGVTQPIFKDITVPTMTMTTMTTMTSMATAKLLK is encoded by the exons ATGGAGGAGACGAGTCGGGAGGCGGTTGCCACGGCGGTGCAGCGTGTGGCAGGGATGCTGCAGCGCTCGGACCAGCTGGACAAAGTGGAGCAGTACAGAAGAAGAGAGGCTCGGAAAAAGGCCTCTGTGGAAGCCAGGCTGAAG GCAGCCATCCAGTCCCAGCTGGATGGCGTTCGCACCGGACTGACCCAGCTGCACAGTGCTCTGCTGGATGTCAAAGACATCCAGGGCTCACTGGCTGATGTGAGTAAAGACTGGAGGCAGAGCATCAACACCATAGAGAACCTGAAGGACGTCAAGGATGCTGTAGTTCAACAcagtcagctggcttcagctgtggaaaaccttaaaaacattttctctg TACCAGAGATTGTGGCAGACACGCAGCAGCTGATAGAGCAGGGAGAGCTGCTGCAGGCCCACAGGAAGCTGATGGAGCTGGAGTGTTCACGGGATGACCTCATGTATGAGCAGTATCGTATGGACAGCAAGAACACCAGCGACATGAACCTCATCTCCATTTACTTTGAAGAT GTTCAGGGGTTATCAGATGAACTGGCCAAGCAGCTATGGATGATACTGCAGAGGTCCATGTTGACAGTTCGCCGTGATCCGACTATGTTGGTGTCGTCGGTTCGCATCATTGAGCGGGAGGAGAAGATTGATCGACGGATGGTCGACCGTAAGAAGCAGACGGGGTTCATCCCGCCTGGACGACCCAAACGGTGGAAGGACAAGATGTTTCAG GTGTTGGAGGGCACAGTTGGCACCCGCATTGAGGGCACCCAGGCAGTGACAAAAGAGGCTGATAAAATGTGGCTGGTTCGTCTTTTAGAAATAACCAGGAAATATGTTCTGGATGACCTCATCGTTGTCAAGAACCTCATGGTGCAGTGCTTTCCCCAGCACTACAACACTTTCAACAG gtTTTTCGGCCTCTACCACAGTGCTGTGTCCTCTCGTGTCAAAGAACTGGCCTCTGAGGATTTAGAGGCTAATGAGATCGTATCCCTGCTAACCTGGGTCCTCAATACATATaagag TGCGGAGATGATGGGCCACCCAGAGCTGTTTTCAGAGTGTGACATCAACCAGCTGGAGCCTTTGCTGCCCCAAGATGTGGTGGACGACCTGCTCAGCAAATATGTCAAGACTTTCACG TCTAATATAACAGGCTGGCTGAGGAAAGCCCTGGAAACGGACAAGAAGGACTGGCAGAAAGAAACGGAGCCTGAAGCTGACCAAGACGGATACTACCAGACCACACTGCCTGCCATAGTCTTTCAG ATGTTTGAACAGAATCTGCAAGTTGCTGCACAGATTGACAACAATTTCAAAGAGCAAGTTCTGAAGCTCTGCCTGAAACAGATGAACACTTTCCTTATCAG GTACAGAGAGGAGGCGGTGACCTACAAAGAGGAGCacatgagagacagacagatgccTCAgtgttatgtacagtacatgatagCCATCATTAACAACTGCCAGACATTCAA AGAGTCCATTAACAGTCTAAAGAGGAAGTACTCGCAGTCCTCCGAGCCCACTGACAGTGATGCAGCCATAGAGAGGACGCTCAATGAGGTGGCCAAGGAGGGATGTCAGTTCCTATTGGATGAAGTCTTCCTGGACCTCGAG CATCACCTAAATGAGCTGCTGACTAGGAAGTGGCTGACGGGCTCTCACGCTGTGGACACCATCTGCGTGACAGTGGAGGACTACTTCAATGACTTCAACAAGATCAAGAAACCCTTCAATCAG GAGATGACGAGCGAAGCCCTGCGCAGGGTGGTGGTGGAGTACATTAAAGCAGTGATGCAGAAGAGGATTACCTTCAAAAACGCagatgagaggagagagggagctgAGAGGATGATCAAAGAGGCTGATCAGTTCAAGTTCCTCTTTAGGAAACTGGCTGCC GGTGAAGACACAGACCGGCTTTGTGGTGCCATCGCTGCCATCGCTGAAGTCTTCAAGCTGACTGACCCCACGCTGCTGTTCCTGGAGGTCACCACTCTGGTGTCCAAATACCCTGACATCAG